GCCCACCTGGCTGCGGCTGCTGGCCGTAGGAGAGGGGACCGTAGGGCGCCGCATAGGGCTGCAGCGCGGCGTAGAACGCCTGGTGAGACGGAGGCCGGGCGCCGAGGATACCTGGAGCAGGGGCGCGAGGAACCGGCATGGAGTAGGTGTGCACGACGCCAGTCCGGGGGTTCTGGCCGGCGTACCACGGGGCCGACTGGTACTATTGCTGTTGAGGGCGAGCTGCTCCTCCCTAAGCGCCCGCGCCCTGCTGCTGCTTGCGGCCTGCACGGCGGCCCCCGCAGCGGCCCCCATTAGCGGCAGGCTGGGGCggcgggaagggggcggccggggccTGCGAGAAGGCGGGCGCGAGCTGGTGGACCggtgcggggcgcggcggcggtggtgccTGGCCCCCGCGGGTGTCGGCGACAAGCGCGGCGTGGGTCGCCCGAGTCCGGGCCATCTTCATCTGTCGCTCCTCCAACTTGAGGTACGCCACCACCTTAGCGAAGGTAGGCCccgggatgagggtgaggttggaggcgacGTTCCCAAAATCCTCGTTGAGGCCGACGGTGAggtgctgatgaggagctcgtcgccAACCGTCTCCTCGAGATCGCGGAGCTCGTCGGCAAGCTTTttgaggcgcatgcaaaaatcGTGGATGGACGAGTCAAGCTGCTGGCACCTGTAAAACTCGCCATGGAGAAGGACCTTGCGCTGCAGTttattgtcggtgaagaggccgttgagcttggtccagacggcgtaggcgtcgtcgtcatcatccaccacggtgtggaagaggtcgctggagatggtgaggtagaactagcggatgatggtggcgtcgaggatcatccactcctcgcCGTGAATCATGAGGCTCGAGTCCACGGTGCCGTCAACGTGGCCATGGAGTAGGTACTCACGAAACACCAAGGAAAAGTACCGCTTCCAAGCGGAGTAGGAGGCGGTGGATTGATCAAGAACCACAAGGACACACACatggatgttgaggtcgcggacgagggTGACATTGGAACCGGCGAAGGGGTTGGAGAcgatggaggaggaggagctcatggcGCTGCTAGGAGGAGGGGGAAGGCGCGACGCGGGTGGTAGGTTTTAGGGTTTGGCACGCGGCGGGCAGGctgggggcgcggggcggcggctcggggtGAGAGNNNNNNNNNNNNNNNNNNNNNNNNNNNNNNNNNNNNNNNNNNNNNNNNNNNNNNNNNNNNNNNNNNNNNNNNNNNNNNNNNNNNNNNNNNNNNNNNNNNNNNNNNNNNNNNNNNNNNNNNNNNNNNNNNNNNNNNNNNNNNNNNNNNNNNNNNNNNNNNNNNNNNNNNNNNNNNNNNNNNNNNNNNNNNNNNNNNNNNNNNNNNNNNNNNNNNNNNNNNNNNNNNNNNNNNNNNNNNNNNNNNNNNNNNNNNNNNNNNNNNNNNNNNNNNNNNNNNNNNNNNNNNNNNNNNNNNNNNNNNNNNNNNNNNNNNNNNNNNNNNNNNNNNNNNNNNNNNNNNNNNNNNNNNNNNNNNNNNNNNNNNNNNNNNNNNNNNNGGCGGGTAGCGCGACGGGTGTTGgtgggcgggcggcggcgacgagcagcggcagcggcggcggcagcggcgaggtgaagcggcggcggcgcacgggaggcGCGGCGGCTAGGGCTAGGACCGTGCTgtgatagataccatgtagaaCGAGAAGTATAAGTTGTGCAAACACAAtgcattgatcggtgcaccagacacgtatatatgagtacaggaggaggccacaacctcaactatacataTGAACTAGGAGGTGGGGCCAAGACACAATATACACGCACACAATGTATTCAACGAAGTTAATGCATCACCACACTGCACCACATTTCCAACTGATTAGACTACTAACTAAATGATAAGTTCTTAgagtgaatagcataaaactaccacttttcgcgttagggtttcaaaaaactaccgGATTTTTGTTTGTCGCTGATAACTACCGGAATCGACGTCagttgtttcaaaaaacccaaatgacCGTGTGTTTTACAATTGATTACGATTATGACATGTCGGGCCCACACCTAAACAAACAGTCCCTTTGACCGTTAACTGTCATgtagggcccacacgtcagtgtctcctCATTTTCTCCCCCTCCTCTCTGcctcccttctccttcttcttctcctctctctgGAACTCCATCACAGCCATGGCCGTCGGCCACACAGTTGGCGCCCGTGGAGCCCCGCCTCCGTTGTTGCTGCTGCCCTCTGCGCAGCCGGCGAGGAGATTGCCGGCGTTGGGCATGGGAACCGAGCCCGTCGAGCTGCTCCGCGGCGGCTACGGGCGTTGCAAGGTTGCTCGGAGGACCAAGCCGCCTTGAGGAACGCGGCGGCTGAAGCTCCTGGGCGCGGCAGCCTGAGTTCCTGGCCATGGCGGCCCGAACCCAAAGAGAGGCTGCGGCTGCTCCAGCGGCTCGCGGCTGCGGCTGTGGCCGCGACTCGCCTGGAGCACGGCCGGGCACAGGGAGCTGCTGGAGGGAGCGCTCGCCGGGCACGGAGAGCGGTCGGAGGGCGAGCGTTGTCGGGCGCGGGAGTGGCCGGAGGGCGAGCGTCGCCGGGCTTGGGAGCGGCCGGAGGGAGTCCGACGAGGTCACTACGCGGGTGCATGAGCTGCAGGATGACCTTcatagggacccgattgctttctTTGATTAAGtacagggacccgattgcttttttattTTTTGGCAAGGACCTGATTGCTTTTATGCCACATAACGGTCAAACGATCAGAACTCTTACGTGCGGGCCCGACATGTCAGAATTGCAATCAATTGTAAAACATACAgtcatttgggttttttgaaacaaccAACTCCAATTCTGATAGTTATCAGCAATAAATAAAAATTTGATAGGTTTTTGAAACCATAGCGTGAAAAGTGGTAGTTCTAAGTTCTTATATCACAAACACGTATGCGAATTAGCTCCATACCTGGTCACAGCTCACCCACACCTTATTGCGCTCAAACATATGGTCGAATTTCACACAGCACAACACGCCATAAATATTAACTTGCCCTAGCATGACAAATAATTGAGAATAAACCGTTGTAATGAAAACCTTGCAATCCCACAAAAAGATACTAAAGAGTAGAGACCCATCCACGATGCAATGAAACACATCCGCGTAATCGCAGCCTCATCTTGCCGATGGTCCAAACTCAGGCATCGGGGCACCAGTAGTACTCGCGATGCTCCCTATGACGCTACTGTCCTCACGAGCTTCCTCCAACGCAAGGCTCTCTTTCAGTTGCGCTACCACAGCGGCCATTGTCGGCCTGCGAACTGCAGCATCCGCCGTGCACGCCATGGCGGTGTCGACAAGTTTCCACATGGAGTTGACATCATATTCACCTCTAAGATGGGCATCAGCCACTGTGGTAACGTTACCGGTGGCAATCTTCTGCTTCACACGCTGAACAATGTGGCCATGGCCCGGCAGTACTGGAGGCTCACCGGTGGCCACCTCAAGGAGAACTACACCGAAGCTATACACATCACTGCTCTCACTGAGCCAGCCAGTGTGATAGTACCTAAAAATACAGCAGGTAAACCACATCTTAATTAACCTAATTTGGATTAAGCGACAATGCCATATGTGAGAAACAGGCACAAAAGTATATTATAGTATAGAAAGGGACATACTCGGGGTCCATGTAACCTGCTGTCCCAGCCGCATTGGTTGATATGTGGGTCTGCATGTCGCTAAGATAGGTCTTGCAAAGTCCAAAATCAGCTATTTTAGCCTGTAGGTTTTGACCTATGAGGATGTTGTTGGTTTTCACATCCCGGTGAATTATTGGCAAGCTACATCCCTTGTGCAGATAATCCAAGCCTGGACATATCACAACAAGTCCTTCAATACTTGATTCAAAAGAAGAGCAGACCATCCATAACACATTCGCTTAAGAGAACTATATATATCTTTCCACTAAACCGTACCTTGTGCTGCTTCGAGCACAACTCGTACACGTGTCGCCCAACTCAAGGGTTCATCGGCACCATTTTTCCCTTCATATATGAGCATGTAAGAGTTAGAGCAGAATTGTATGAACAACTTTACATGTCAATGCTCATATATTTACGCATTATTTCTTTGTTTGCAATTCCATATCTCACAGAGTCACCGTCTTATGCATCGGAAAATTGATTAAATCAGATGCATTAAGGTTGTTACTTCGTCAGCCAACACTTAGCAAAAAAAAATCCTCACGAGAAGCAATATAATCAAACATTAGTAGTTGTTACTGACGATTGCAGGCACTTTAAAGGAACAGATGCGCACACCCTCAAACTATTTTAGATAAATACATTAAAGGCACTCAAGATCACATATTTTTTTACCGACGATTGCAGGCTTTCAAGTTCAAACGGTGCACATATATTTTTTATGGAATTTTAAGACAACTGCAAATTTGTTACCACTTAATTAGGTTTGCGAACGGACAAACCTCTTAGATGGTCACAAAGATTTCCCTGGGACATGTACTCATAAACCAGCGCCAAATGCTCCTTCTCCCAGCAGTAACCAACCAAAGAAACTAGATTCCTGTGATGCACCTTTGTCAAGCTATTGACCTATGTAAAGAAACATAGCACAGAGGGAAAATATCTTAATTTGCATGTAAGCTCACTCTAATAGTAAGTAGTGACTTGCCGAACTTACATTTCAAATTGATAAGTTTATGAACTAGGGGAGAAAGTACCTCCGCTAAGAACTCGTCAAGCCCATGCGAGGATGATTCAGAACGCATCTTGACAGCAACCTCAGTATTGTCTTCTAAACGGCCGTAGTACACGAGCCCAAAACCTCCTTTCCCAATGGACCGTTGGAATTTATTTGTAAACTTCTCCAGATCCTTGTATGTGAATCGTCGATTCTCGGTATTTTGCAGGTGACCACCCTGACTTTTTGTACTTCTGAGGGCACTCTCGAGTTCTTGCTCTCTAGGAGAATCCTGTATAGAAACTGGATGCACAAATGTCACATACATTACAGAAAGATTGAATATAGTAAACATTAACAATCATGCATGTATTAATCACGGGTTATTAAAAGAAAAGAGCAACACACATTTAGGCTTTTTCTTCCCTCTCCAGATCAAATACGAAAGAACAAGTACAACCACTACCACCAATGGAACCACTACCGAAATAGAAATTATAGTTGTTCTATTTGTTGATGGAGTCGAACTTATTGTTTTGTTGCACATATCTTCACCGGACTCGTATCTGAAACAGTGAAAGTACATTAGACAACCAATTCAGTGTTACTTTAGTACAACAAGCAATCTTGAATAGTTAGTTGCCTAAAGATCACAGAAGATATGCATTCAAGCACAATTAGAATGCATATTCACATAAAATGGAACCTCGAGAAGGAAACCCAAACCTGAAAACGAGTGATCCTGGATTCCTTTTACAAAGGGAATATGGAATTGGTCCGTTCAGATTGTTGCCAGACAAATCTCTGTAGAAAGTGACATGTACTAGTTTAGACACTCAATGGCGTTCTTAGCTTTGTAACAATTGCAATGGAATCTATCCAAAATGCCAAATAGAAGTCCTCTCAAGTGGATCCTATTGGTTTACTGCACTCATCACTACAGATAGAAGGGGCTTCCCATTCATGTCAAATGAAAATGTCAGAGTATTATGGATTGTCAGAAGAACTACAAAAGGCAAGTATTGTGCAATTTTATACACTTCCCCACCATCCACTAATTATATGTCTAGATGGAGTGCTTTGTAATGGGGACATGTTGGTTAGGAAGAAGTCGATAACCGTTTGTAACAAATTTGTATATACATAGTTATACTCATTATCTAATACTTACAGAAACCGGAGTTCTGTGAGCAATGTGAAGTTATCAGATACCAATCCACTCATGTTGTTGTTGGACAGATCACTGCATGAAAATTAACATTCCAATATATGAGGGCAAGGCTACATATTAGCACACACAACATGAAAGGCCACCAAAATAATACTTACAGAGATATTATCCTCGTAGTGTTATCAGTTACGTCGCTACACTTCACGCCATTCCATCGGTATTTCTCCGGAAAACATGGATCACCCATCCAATTTTTCCTTACTCCGTACTCAAGTTTGATAGCCATCATTGCGTCAACTACATCCAACGTAAAAAAGGAGTAAAAGTTTGATCATCCTCGTGAAGAACTTGTTTGATCACTGAATACAAATGAGCAATTTGACAATGGTTCGTTAGGCCAACTGCATCGAGATTTTGTTTTccggacaacaacaacaacaaagcctttagtcctaaACAAGTTGGGctaggctagagctgaaacccataaaatctcgcaaccaactcatgattctggcacatggatagcaactTCCACGCACCCCTGATCCATGGCTATTCTTTGGTGATACTCcggtccttcagatctctctttacggactcctcccatgttaaGTTCGGTCTACTTCGACCTTTCTTGACATTTTCAGCATGCTTTAGCCGTCTGTTATGCACTGAAACTTCTGAAGGCAAGCGTTGGATATGTCCAAACCATCCTAGACGATGTTTGCAAAGttctcttcaatcggtgctaccccaactctatcccgtatatcatcattccggacccggcccttccttgtgtggccacacatccatctcaacatgcgcatctctgctacacctaactgttgaacatgtcgtctTTTAGTCAGCCAACACTCAACACCATACATCATTGCGGGTCGAATCAACTAATCATAAACTGCCCTAAATATAATGTTCTATACGCTAACACAATTTAAGATAAAACTTCTCTTCTTAACTGTTTATATCTACATGTTAATAAAAGACTATAAAACACATATTATTGTGAAGAAAATTAGCAATGATAAAGTTAAAAAGGTGAAAAAAATATAGCTGTATATGTTCACAAAACGGAGTAAATGGTCCCCCACAAAAAAAACAGAGTAAATGTGTTTTGAACAAGGAATTAATTATCAATAATGTCTACAATGACGGTAAATGAGTTGAGTAgggaaatagatagagagagagagagagagtcatctCACAGTCTTCCGAGAACGTCCTCGGAGTATCGTGGGGGATGCGCAGGTAACCCTCGTATGCATTGAGCATCGGAGGCAGCATGGATGTATTGGTGGCTGCAAGAGTGATATTGTACTGGCCGTCCGTGGTCTTATACCATTCAGTATTACGCACATGACCAGCGGCCAGGTACGGGGGGCTGTAATTCGGATACCACTCGTCGTTGTTCATGTAGATGTCGAACAGCCGGAGCTGGGCGTTTTGAATGTCGGCGAAGTGTAGGATGAACTTAAACTCGGATGATGTTTTGTATGATACCCATGTATTGACGTGTAGCACCGTGCCATTGTTGATAGGAGCGACGACTGTCTGAAGAATGGGGATGGGTACCACGAACACGTCATCCTGCTTGATGGTCTCTTTGGTGGAAAGTTTTGCCCATGACGACATGGTTCTCAAACCCCAGTAGCGGTCGTATGGATCGTCAGGAAACCTTCATGAAAAAATGATAATCCATCATTGAGGCGATAAAgtgattttttttcattacaatgtactcccttcgtttctaaatataagcatttttagagatttcaataaaaactacatacagatgtctctactcttataaaaaaccgagttggtgatgatggtgtgcctgccatcctgcaatatagaccgtccaatctatatccgacggatagaaagcaaactatggcaattttgcaaaaagatacccgcacctctctccatatttgcatataaggccttccctcgttcatccttatctcacataagctcattgttgagcaattaaaaaaggaagcctctggaacaatctggggcatggtggccgctgccggcatcgtccacccccatgcctccgctcagtccgaccacctaccaccaccacgccccactcctcctcaccttatctctcctctttctcgtcTCCCCCACTCCGCTCAGTCTGAGCTGTTGGGACACGGACGGCGCCATCGACGTGCTTGCGGAGGTCAGTGTCGGAGAGGATCTGCATCAGCGATGTACGTGCTGAGTTATGTAAACCTGCAGATGCCGTTAGTTTTTACACATAAGATTACTCCCTCATGGGTCAATCGCAACAGATTTTTTTGTAAAATAAATgtatcttggtgttccgtgcaatgcacgggcatcttactagtatatagacatattttagaatgtagattcattcattttacttTGTATGTAATTTGTATTAAAATCTCTAGAaggatttatatttaggaacggagggagtatgaaactTAAAATAGTTCTACATCATTAATTATCCCAACTTCAACGGAACTTAAGAACAGCTTCGCAAGATGATATGAGGAGTCAAACTTATGTATCAGGAAAGGTTTTAAAAGTTTTGTCTACTTCTGTAATTCAAGGAATAAAGATTTTAAACAAATATGAGAGAGTTTCATCCGAATTATGAACAAAAGTCACACTAGTTTTAACGCCAGTCTGGTTTTTGAAGATATCTTAAGAAGGAAGACGAGGGTTCAAACACATTGTTGATCAAAATTTTGCAGAGAATTGATGTTCCCTTGTGTCACACGAGAGGAATCAAGCCAAGAACTAGAGTTTGAACAAGGAATGGGACGGATTCCACGGCAGCTGCCGGAGTAGAGACAGagagttttttgttttttgataACGAGAGGTAGGTCCAAGTTACAAGTCTCTGAATGTCTAGATTTCTTTTCGAGGGGCCTCTGAATGTGATGGTTTGGCACGCAGCCCAGGGGGGTCCTATTCGGCGCCTTCAGCGCCAGGAATCTGATTTGGCGCACACTAGCGACCTAAATGGGCCTCGGCCCACTACTCCTCCCTCGCTCGTTCACACGTACCCCGTTTGTGTCGTTCGCTACAGCTTTTCTTTCAATTGTTTTTTTCCTGCTCCCTGCTCTCTCATAGtctataaaaaatgaaaaaaatataaaaaaagtttAAAAATTGGAAAAACTAGAAAATTTCATGAATTTAAACAAGTTTGCAAATTTAAAAAAACTTTCATCAAGTTACAAAAAGTTTACAAAACTGAAAAATAGTTCATTGGTTTCGTAAAAGTTCATAAATTTCGAAAAAAAGTTCACATATTTGAAAAGAAGTTCAtgggatttgaaaaaaagttcatcaactttaataaaagttcattgaatttcaaaaaaagttcatcgaattttaaatTGGTTCATTGATTTTGAATAAAAATTTCTAATTTAAAAAACGTCgtcaaaattttaaattttttatgAATTTCTAAAATAGTTCACAGATTTTTTTAAAAGttcaacaaatttgaaaaaaaagttcatcaaattttaaaaatttCACGCACTtgagagaaaaatagaaaataataaaGGAACAGGaaaaatattaaataaaataaaatataaaaaaataaaaataaataaatactgCTGCAGGGAAAAACCAGaatggaaaaggaaaaaaagaaaaataaaaaaactccTGACAAAAGTATATATAAAAGAAAGAAAGGATGACTACGTTTGGTTAGTTCGAGTGCTACTTAACCTCGAGGTTGCATGATCAAAACTTCAGTCGCACCTTTTTTTGTGGTTTTAGCAGGAAAAAGTctaaaatgggccagcccagcggGAATGGTGAGTGTGCGCCAAGTTGCAGATAATACTGAAATGGGCGCCAAATAGAATTCTCCCGTAGCCCGATGCATGTTATAAAGACCAATGTCAGCACTACCGCCTTAAGCGAGTCTCCAGACAAGTCTCGCTGAAGGCTCTGAGGGAACTGGGCCGGCCCGTTCGCATACGCTAAAATAAAAAGGTTACATGAAAGGGTAATGTTACACCCGGCGCACCGGCCGAGTCATCCCGCCGGACTCGCATGGGCCAGGCGATCCAACTGGATCGAAGCGACCAGAGAGACGTGGTTTCTTCGTCCACCTCGCAggaaaaaaacagagcaaaagaaaGGACGCCCACGCTGCCCGCGCTCGTCGGCCTCCTACGCTGCACGCGCTCGCCGGCCTCCTGCGCGGCCGCGCCACACGCGCTCGCCGGCCACCAGTGTCCCCAACCTCGATTTTCTGTTGGCCGTGCCAGCGTGCCGCTTTGACCCGAGGTTGTTCTCGTCGCAGATCTGGCCACATCTCTTGCAGAACGGAGACACCCCCGTCTCTGGCATCGTTTGGTTCTTGTCGTCGTCACAGCCCCTAGCCGTGTCCGTTGTAGCACCGGGTTGTAGCAAACCACGCCACCGATTTAGTCGGTTGTAGCATAACTCGACACTAGTTGTAGCTGGCTGGAGAAGCGGTTGTAGCAAAAACACGTTGTCGATTTGCAAACATGACGCCGGTTGTAGCAAATCGAGGAGCCAATTGTACCAAACCACGGCACCGGTTGTAGCAAAACAAGAAGTTGGTTGCAGCAGAGTGGCGACAGATTGTACCAAGAAATAGGATGCCAGTTTCTGCGTTCTAG
This window of the Triticum aestivum cultivar Chinese Spring chromosome 5D, IWGSC CS RefSeq v2.1, whole genome shotgun sequence genome carries:
- the LOC123124720 gene encoding probable LRR receptor-like protein kinase At1g51890, yielding MRSLWVLFGAFVLAVTAVHVAGQQEGFLSIDCGLDAKFSGRKDTHTDIAYVSDGPYVDGGENRRVAAEFDTPSASLEDLRTLRSFPSGLRNCYTLPTKSGAKYLVRMVFFHGNYDGKPAVFDLHLGTNYWDTMTIRNMTDTQYWWSEAIFIAWASSVPVCLVNTGGGTPFVNTVELRPLGASLYPDLTIDGSMSTYGRINTGGNFTRFPDDPYDRYWGLRTMSSWAKLSTKETIKQDDVFVVPIPILQTVVAPINNGTVLHVNTWVSYKTSSEFKFILHFADIQNAQLRLFDIYMNNDEWYPNYSPPYLAAGHVRNTEWYKTTDGQYNITLAATNTSMLPPMLNAYEGYLRIPHDTPRTFSEDFDAMMAIKLEYGVRKNWMGDPCFPEKYRWNGVKCSDVTDNTTRIISLDLSNNNMSGLVSDNFTLLTELRFLDLSGNNLNGPIPYSLCKRNPGSLVFRYESGEDMCNKTISSTPSTNRTTIISISVVVPLVVVVVLVLSYLIWRGKKKPKFSIQDSPREQELESALRSTKSQGGHLQNTENRRFTYKDLEKFTNKFQRSIGKGGFGLVYYGRLEDNTEVAVKMRSESSSHGLDEFLAEVNSLTKVHHRNLVSLVGYCWEKEHLALVYEYMSQGNLCDHLRGKNGADEPLSWATRVRVVLEAAQGLDYLHKGCSLPIIHRDVKTNNILIGQNLQAKIADFGLCKTYLSDMQTHISTNAAGTAGYMDPEYYHTGWLSESSDVYSFGVVLLEVATGEPPVLPGHGHIVQRVKQKIATGNVTTVADAHLRGEYDVNSMWKLVDTAMACTADAAVRRPTMAAVVAQLKESLALEEAREDSSVIGSIASTTGAPMPEFGPSAR